A part of Tachysurus vachellii isolate PV-2020 chromosome 4, HZAU_Pvac_v1, whole genome shotgun sequence genomic DNA contains:
- the cep20 gene encoding lisH domain-containing protein FOPNL isoform X2 has translation MHMQYVGYNNLATRNTIMASITDLKSALKETLEVRGVLTQLRARMRAEVFRALDDPSERRPEPSRETLLINELIREYLKFNKYHHTESVLIAESGQQDVPLDRTFIANELNIVEEPSNRTL, from the exons ATGCACATGCAGTACGTAGGATAtaacaatctggcaacccgtaACACCATAATGGCGTCCATCACAGACCTGAAGAGCG cactGAAGGAGACGTTGGAGGTGAGAGGCGtgctcacacagctcagagccAGGATGAGGGCCGAGGTGTTCAGGGCGTTAGATGATCCGAGTGAGCGACGCCCCGAGCCGAGCCGAGAGACGCTGCTGATTAATGAACTGATCCGAGAGTACCTGAAGTTCAACAAGTATCATCACACAGAGTCTGTCCTCATTGCAG agtcagGGCAGCAGGATGTTCCGCTGGATCGAACATTTATCGCCAATGAACTGAACATTGTAGAAGAGCCGAGCAACAggacactgtga
- the ube2g2 gene encoding ubiquitin-conjugating enzyme E2 G2 isoform X2, with protein sequence MGPEDTCFEGGVFPALLSFPSDYPLSPPKMKFTCDMFHPNIYPDGRVCISILHAPGDDPMGYESSAERWSPVQSVEKILLSVISMLAEPNDESGANVDASKMWREDRDQFNRLAKQIVRKSLGL encoded by the exons AT gggacCAGAGGACACATGTTTTGAGGGTGGTGTGTTTCCTGCTCTCCTCAGTTTCCCCTCTGATTATCCACTCAGTCCTCCAAAGATGAAGTTCACCTGTGACATGTTTCACCCCAACA tttACCCAGATGGCCGTGTGTGTATCTCAATCCTTCACGCACCTGGTGATGATCCAATGGGGTATGAGAGCAGTGCTGAGAGGTGGAGTCCTGTACAAAGTGTGGAGAAAATCCTACTGAGCGTCATCAGCATGcttgcag AGCCAAATGATGAGAGTGGGGCCAATGTTGATGCCTCAAAGATGTGGAGAGAGGACAGAGACCAATTCAACAGACTTGCCAAGCAGATTGTCCGCAAATCCCTCGGGctctaa
- the ube2g2 gene encoding ubiquitin-conjugating enzyme E2 G2 isoform X1: MAGTALKRLMAEYKQLTLNPPEGIVAGPVNEENFFEWEALIMGPEDTCFEGGVFPALLSFPSDYPLSPPKMKFTCDMFHPNIYPDGRVCISILHAPGDDPMGYESSAERWSPVQSVEKILLSVISMLAEPNDESGANVDASKMWREDRDQFNRLAKQIVRKSLGL; encoded by the exons ATGGCTGGAACAGCGTTAAAAAGATTAATGGCGGAATATAAAC AACTCACTCTGAATCCTCCAGAAGGCATCGTTGCAG gtccCGTAAACGAAGAAAACTTCTTTGAGTGGGAAGCATTGATCAT gggacCAGAGGACACATGTTTTGAGGGTGGTGTGTTTCCTGCTCTCCTCAGTTTCCCCTCTGATTATCCACTCAGTCCTCCAAAGATGAAGTTCACCTGTGACATGTTTCACCCCAACA tttACCCAGATGGCCGTGTGTGTATCTCAATCCTTCACGCACCTGGTGATGATCCAATGGGGTATGAGAGCAGTGCTGAGAGGTGGAGTCCTGTACAAAGTGTGGAGAAAATCCTACTGAGCGTCATCAGCATGcttgcag AGCCAAATGATGAGAGTGGGGCCAATGTTGATGCCTCAAAGATGTGGAGAGAGGACAGAGACCAATTCAACAGACTTGCCAAGCAGATTGTCCGCAAATCCCTCGGGctctaa
- the cep20 gene encoding lisH domain-containing protein FOPNL isoform X1: MHMQYVGYNNLATRNTIMASITDLKSALKETLEVRGVLTQLRARMRAEVFRALDDPSERRPEPSRETLLINELIREYLKFNKYHHTESVLIAESGQQDVPLDRTFIANELNIVEEPSNRTLPLLYGVISHFLNENGA, encoded by the exons ATGCACATGCAGTACGTAGGATAtaacaatctggcaacccgtaACACCATAATGGCGTCCATCACAGACCTGAAGAGCG cactGAAGGAGACGTTGGAGGTGAGAGGCGtgctcacacagctcagagccAGGATGAGGGCCGAGGTGTTCAGGGCGTTAGATGATCCGAGTGAGCGACGCCCCGAGCCGAGCCGAGAGACGCTGCTGATTAATGAACTGATCCGAGAGTACCTGAAGTTCAACAAGTATCATCACACAGAGTCTGTCCTCATTGCAG agtcagGGCAGCAGGATGTTCCGCTGGATCGAACATTTATCGCCAATGAACTGAACATTGTAGAAGAGCCGAGCAACAggacact tCCTCTGCTATATGGAGTCATCTCTCACTTCCTGAATGAGAATGGAGcatga
- the usp40 gene encoding ubiquitin carboxyl-terminal hydrolase 40, with protein sequence MSMFGDLFEEEEEESTTNTITQSKGKVCEPPPPRGKLKLSGIRNQGSTCYLNSLLQTLLHTPEFREELFRLGPEELGKLEDKDKPDAKVRVIPLELQNLFARLLLLDEQTTTTTALTESFGWTNSEEMAQQDVQELNRILFSALESSLIGTSGSSLIQRLYHGTLINRITCNECLNVSERQEDFLDLTVCVRGVSSLEEALWSMFVEEEVFEGNNLYRCSHCDQLVKATKSVKLRKLPPFLTVSLLRFSFDFKKCERFKETRRYSFPLSINLRPYCEQSDQPDSELSYELYSVIIHKGGCYGGHYHVYIKDIDQLGHWELPAAGAQDDDVKQMKQKDQVKPVTVSVCESAVEKDNPLSLLITVLAQESGSVLMDQLGQKLMEKIGCSWNKKYRKQHGPIRKFLQSNPDVFVLLANGSRVALRNPAETPEQGADPKCVADCVQDLLEAGSDFGLEAEPVIRHWFDLNDSMVTAISESDIIKQYEGKESAYMLFYRKRTLYRDPHVVGNPAFGVPAHLLQMVQEENDKLQQRRAEFEISSNSIDVRLHFASHYCAENGALKLMDPHTDTHTVTLSIDCRRTVGDLRLAVYQMQDVWKGDMALTIAKNLPAGLHLYDTLTDDQQSLYSAGVYNCSDLFVWNGKEVNGLCVQTGAESEPLLLNILRPGGPELDLVNQASEPDACGLVHVTQGFSGRATLGGVRDALSLPEALVCQQAKGMGPGGEGGGASRWKLCSPETMRRTLRELTLQDGDTLLLLPHTPLNTSVFSVSEDVVTVMTPSDCRWLQVEFHTAHEEEKKLMKIPAAGSTLLREVKQRALEEMQLQEHFTGGVCCLRERDRTGKFLPPVCEDLSVRDAGIKLMTSLCLCPGYSPNTSQLFLIFCVVPPRGPEMEIIVEQTITVKECLMAMLQKAGLTGTCWHLRRMDWCEEVGEPLTDENASLLDMGVVNGDTLVITEGQLPPKGFLRLPVSWFMDLSDECERNNTTELHTTELQSVGCVEISEEASLHELRCQVLTLPALIQVCVPSPEFLRVWLVEKKKLIRILRGNQLTLRKLKLSVVSEVCVQKLQCVENLGLKDILLRLQVDVAKDELGVSEESVYFPTHEFVWEAGIDSSPRGLYHAVSTHCGISPENLLLAKHLPEQHTWLTINYGIQALSKQKKKKQKQNNSKGVNLQGAPYCLRDGDTIAVKNLLIDSNREFGTLKNEHTLREQREYRRCSEKKRNRKAEVALSINVGVFR encoded by the exons ATGTCCATGTTCGGAGATCTAtttgaagaggaagaagaagagagcaCAACTAACACCATCACCCAGAGTAaag ggaAGGTGTGTGAGCCGCCACCTCCTCGAGGGAAGCTGAAGCTGAGCGGAATTAGAAATCAGGGATCAACATGTTACCTCAACTCACTCCTGCAGACTTTGTTACACACACCTGAGTTTAGAG AGGAGTTGTTCAGGTTAGGACCCGAGGAGCTCGGCAAGCTGGAGGATAAAGACAAACCCGATGCTAAG gtgcgTGTTATTCCTCTGGAGTTGCAGAATCTGTTTGCTCGATTGTTATTGTTGGATGAACAAACAACGACAACTACAGCGCTGACCGAGAGCTTTGGCTGGACCAATAGtgag GAAATGGCTCAGCAGGATGTTCAGGAGTTAAACAGGATTTTGTTCAGTGCATTAGAATCATCTCTCATTGGGACGTCAGGCTCCAGTCTGATACAGAGACTTTACCATGGAACCCTGATCAACAGAATCACCTGCAACGAATGTCTCAACGTCAGtgagagacag gAGGACTTTCTGGACCTCACAGTGTGTGTTCGTGGTGTGAGCAGCCTGGAGGAGGCACTGTGGAGCATGTTTGTGGAGGAGGAAGTCTTTGAGGGAAATAATCTGTATCGCTGCAGCCACTGTGACCAACTTGTCAAAGCTACCAAG tctgTTAAACTGAGGAAGCTTCCCCCATTTCTCACCGTGTCTCTGCTGCGCTTCAGTTTTGATTTTAAGAAGTGTGAGAGGTTTAAAGAGACGAGAAGATACAGCTTCCCGCTCAGCATCAACCTGCGGCCGTATTGTGAGCAG TCAGACCAGCCAGACTCTGAGCTGTCCTATGAGCTCTACTCCGTCATCATTCACAAAGGTGGATGTTATGGAGGTCATTACCATGTCTACATCAAAGACATTGACCAGCTTGGCCACTGGGAGCTgcct gctGCGGGTGCACAGGACGATGATGTAAAACAGATGAAGCAGAAAGACCAGGTGAAGCCtgtcactgtgagtgtgtgtgagtctgctgTGGAGAAGGACAACCCTCTGTCTCTGCTAATAACTGTACTGgcccag gaGTCAGGGAGTGTACTGATGGATCAGCTTGGTCAGAAGTTAATGGAGAAAATTGGCTGTTCCTGGAATAAGAAATACAGGAAGCAGCACGGTCCAATAAGAAAG tttctgCAGTCTAACCCTGACGTGTTTGTGTTGCTGGCGAATGGCTCCCGTGTGGCTCTCAGAAACCCAGCAGAAACACCTGAGCAGGGTGCAGACCCAAAATGTGTGGCAGACTGTGTACAAGATTTGTTAGAGGCAGGATCAGACTTTGGTTTGGAGGCGGAGCCTGTGATCAGACACTGGTTTGACCTGAATGACTCAATGGTGACGGCCATCAGCGAGAGTGACATCATCAAACAGTATGAGGGAAAAGAGAGTGCATACATGCTGTTCTACAGGAAACGTACACTGTACAGAGATCCtcatg tgGTCGGTAATCCTGCGTTTGGAGTTCCTGCTCATCTGCTGCAGATGGTGCAGGAGGAAAATGACAAGCTTCAGCAGAGGAG GGCAGAGTTTGAAATCAGCAGTAACAGTATTGATGTCCGGCTTCACTTTGCTTCTCATTACTGCGCTGAGAATGGAGCACTAAAGCTAATGgacccccacacagacacacacaccgtcacCCTGAGCATCGATTGCAGGAGGACTGTGGGAGACCTGAGACTGGCTGTTTATCAG ATGCAGGATGTGTGGAAAGGGGACATGGCACTGACTATCGCTAAGAACCTGCCAGCAGGCCTACACCTGTACGACACGCTAACAG atgaTCAGCAATCTTTGTACAGTGCTGGAGTGTATAATTGCTCCGATCTGTTTGTTTGGAATGGGAAAGAG GTAAATGGTCTGTGTGTGCAAACCGGCGCCGAGTCTGAACCTTTGCTGTTGAACATCCTGAGGCCAGGTGGGCCAGAGCTGGACCTCGTGAACCAGGCCTCAGAACCAGATGCTTGTGGTCTAGTGCATGTAACCCAGGGGTTTTCAGGCAGAGCCACACTGGGTGGAGTGAGGGACGCTCTGAGCCTGCCGGAGGCTCTGGTGTGTCAGCAGGCAAAAGGGATGGGACCAGGTGGAGAGGGAGGTGGGGCCAGCAGGTGGAAGCTGTGTTCACCTGAGACTATGAGGAGGACACTAAGAGAACTCACACTCCAGGATGGAgacacactgctgctgctgccacacacacccctgaacaccAG TGTCTTCAGCGTTAGTGAAGATGTAGTTACTGTAATGACACCGTCAGACTGTCGCTGGCTGCAGGTGGAGTTTCACACCGCAcatgaagaagagaagaagttGATGAAGATTCCTGCTGCAGGAAGCACA ttgctGAGGGAGGTGAAACAGAGGGCACTGGAAGAGATGCAGCTGCAGGAGCACTTCACAG gtggtgtgtgttgtttgagagagagggacagaacaGGGAAATTTTTACCCCCAG TCTGTGAAGACCTCAGTGTGCGTGATGCAGGCATCAAGTTGatgacatcactgtgtctgtgtcctgGATACTCCCCAAATACCTCACAG CTCTTCCTGATCTTCTGTGTGGTGCCACCTAGAGGCCCGGAGATGGAGATAATTGTGGAGCAGACAATAACTGTGaaggag TGTTTGATGGCGATGCTGCAAAAGGCTGGACTCACCG GAACATGCTGGCATTTGAGAAGGATGGATTGGTGTGAGGAGGTTGGGGAGCCCCTGACAGATgaa aatgcTTCTTTGTTGGACATGGGGGTAGTTAATGGAGACACACTTGTGATCACTGAGGGACAACTTCCTCCAAAg gGATTTCTAAGGTTGCCTGTGAGCTGGTTTATGGACCTGAGtgatgagtgtgagagaaataACACAACAGAATTACACACTACAG agCTGCAGTCTGTAGGCTGTGTTGAAATCTCAGAAGAGGCCTCACTACACGAACTCAGGTGTCAG gtgcTGACGTTGCCTGCACtgatacaggtgtgtgttccaTCTCCTGAATTTCTACGTGTTTGGTTGGTGGAGAAGAAAAAACTGATCAGAATCCTCAGAGGAAACCAACTCacactcag GAAGTTGAAGTTGTCTGTGGTATCTGAGGTTTGTGTGCAGAAACTGCAGTGTGTGGAGAACCTTGG GCTAAAGGACATCCTGCTGCGTCTGCAGGTTGATGTTGCCAAAGATGAGTTGGGTGTGTCTGAAGAGAGTGTTTATTTTCCCACTCATGAGTTTGTGTGGGAGGCAGGAATAGATTCTTCCCCTAGGGGGCTGTACCATGCAGTCTCCACCCACTGTGGAATCTCACCTGAGAACCTGCTGCTTGCTAAACACCTGCCTGAACAGCACACTTGGCTTACTATCAACTACGGG ATTCAGGCATTGtccaaacagaagaagaagaaacagaaacagaataacAGTAAAGGTGTTAACCTGCAGGGGGCGCCATACTGCTTGAGAGATGGAGACACTATAGCAgtgaag aatctACTGATTGACAGTAATCGGGAGTTCGGTACACTGAAAAATGAGCACACACTAAGAGAGCAAAg AGAATACAGAAGGTgctcagagaaaaaaaggaacagaaaagCAGAAGTGGCCTTGTCAATCAACGTGGGTGTGTTCAGATAG